One Cyclopterus lumpus isolate fCycLum1 chromosome 7, fCycLum1.pri, whole genome shotgun sequence DNA window includes the following coding sequences:
- the LOC117733328 gene encoding glutathione S-transferase Mu 3-like → MTMKLAYWDIRGLAQPARLLLEYTGSKYENKLYVCGEAPDFDKSCWLDEKSKLGIDFPNLPYLEDGDRKIVQSNAIMRYIARKHNLCGETEDEKVRVDFLENQAMDFRIGFAMMCYGDYDKLKPGYLQKLPELLKQFSNYLGGRKWFAGDKITYVDFIMYELLDHQRMFHPTCLDDFKNLKDLLDRFEALEKIAAYMKSDRFMKTPVNNKMAKWGNKKE, encoded by the exons cTCGCCCAGCCTGCCCGTCTGCTGCTGGAGTACACTGGCTCTAAGTATGAGAACAAGTTGTACGTCTGTGGCGAAG CTCCAGACTTTGACAAGAGCTGCTGGTTAGACGAAAAAAGTAAACTTGGAATCGACTTTCCCAAT CTGCCTTACTTGGAAGATGGAGACAGGAAGATCGTACAGAGCAATGCCATCATGAGATACATTGCTCGTAAACACAATTTGT GTGGAGAGACCGAGGATGAGAAAGTCCGTGTGGACTTCTTGGAGAACCAGGCGATGGACTTCAGAATCGGCTTTGCGATGATGTGCTATGGTGACTAT GACAAGCTGAAGCCGGGGTACCTTCAGAAGCTGCCAGAACTACTGAAGCAGTTCTCCAATTACTTGGGGGGCAGGAAGTGGTTTGCTGGTGATAAG ATCACTTATGTGGACTTCATCATGTACGAGCTATTGGATCACCAAAGGATGTTTCATCCCACGTGCCTGGATGACTTCAAGAACCTCAAAGATCTTTTAGACCGTTTTGAG GCTCTTGAGAAGATTGCTGCCTACATGAAGTCAGACCGATTCATGAAGACTCCTGTCAACAACAAGATGGCCAAGTGGGGAAACAAGAAGGAGTAG